A region of Desulfuromonas sp. TF DNA encodes the following proteins:
- a CDS encoding DUF3108 domain-containing protein, which yields MFLLAIILTAALIPTRVGAEAPEAANPEPYTAVYSVSYRGLHAGLLHFELKSGEPGMYVYESHAEPSLLARLVVSSQAVERSVMQIDGNGVQPLYWFMEDGKSGHEDDGVLEFTWDKELVTGEVEGTRVELPTEPGLQDRLSIQIEVMTALLRTEEPGTIPMIDEDKIKRYSYTRAGTERIATKMGEFETVIYESTRPGSSRLSRIWHAPALGYIPARAVQLRKGNVETEMELVKVKRKGD from the coding sequence GTGTTCCTGCTTGCGATTATCCTGACAGCCGCCCTTATTCCGACTAGGGTCGGGGCCGAGGCCCCCGAGGCCGCTAACCCGGAGCCCTATACCGCTGTTTACTCCGTCAGCTATCGGGGGCTCCATGCGGGTCTTCTGCATTTCGAGCTGAAATCGGGGGAGCCCGGGATGTACGTCTACGAATCCCATGCGGAACCCAGCCTGCTGGCACGCCTCGTGGTGAGCAGCCAGGCGGTCGAGCGCAGTGTGATGCAGATCGACGGCAATGGTGTCCAGCCGCTGTACTGGTTCATGGAAGACGGCAAGTCGGGGCATGAGGACGACGGAGTCCTCGAATTCACCTGGGATAAGGAGCTGGTCACCGGAGAGGTGGAGGGGACGCGTGTCGAACTCCCCACCGAACCGGGCCTGCAGGATCGCCTGTCTATACAGATCGAAGTCATGACCGCCCTGCTCCGTACCGAGGAGCCCGGCACTATTCCCATGATCGACGAGGACAAGATCAAGCGCTACAGTTACACCCGGGCGGGGACGGAGCGGATCGCGACCAAGATGGGAGAATTCGAAACCGTGATATACGAAAGCACTCGCCCGGGGTCGAGCCGCCTCTCTCGAATCTGGCACGCCCCGGCTCTCGGATACATCCCCGCAAGAGCCGTGCAGCTGCGCAAAGGAAATGTCGAAACGGAGATGGAGCTCGTCAAGGTGAAGCGGAAGGGCGATTGA
- the plsY gene encoding glycerol-3-phosphate 1-O-acyltransferase PlsY, with amino-acid sequence MQIALFILAAYLVGAIPTGVLLTRLAGIGDVRQAGSGNIGATNVYRVAGRRLGLLTLIGDALKGMLPVLVAASVLHMSEAQAAMTATAAFLGHCYPVYLGFKGGKGVATALGIYLVLSPLAVLGALLIFAALLWKWRFVSLGSVIAAAATPILVLLVEKSMPLFLATLFISAMVVLRHRVNIERLLNGTESRFKV; translated from the coding sequence ATGCAGATCGCCCTCTTTATCCTTGCCGCTTACCTCGTCGGCGCCATCCCTACCGGGGTTCTTCTCACCCGGCTTGCTGGGATCGGCGATGTGCGCCAGGCCGGCAGCGGCAATATCGGAGCCACCAACGTATACCGGGTGGCCGGCCGCCGCCTGGGGCTTCTCACCCTCATCGGCGACGCTCTCAAGGGAATGCTGCCGGTGCTCGTGGCGGCGAGTGTCCTGCACATGTCCGAAGCTCAGGCGGCCATGACCGCCACCGCGGCCTTTCTCGGCCACTGTTACCCTGTATATCTCGGCTTCAAGGGGGGCAAGGGGGTGGCCACCGCTCTCGGCATCTATCTGGTCCTGTCGCCCCTGGCGGTTCTGGGAGCTCTGCTGATTTTCGCCGCCCTTCTCTGGAAATGGCGATTCGTCTCCCTGGGCTCCGTCATCGCCGCCGCGGCTACCCCGATACTGGTCCTGCTGGTGGAGAAATCGATGCCTCTTTTTCTTGCCACCCTCTTCATCAGCGCCATGGTGGTGCTTCGCCACCGGGTCAATATCGAACGCCTCCTAAACGGCACAGAAAGCCGTTTCAAGGTTTAA
- the mltG gene encoding endolytic transglycosylase MltG, with protein sequence MTRRSKLILTALLLLVALAAGAGLRFAWFLRHPVEPSAPRLIVIHPGTSFAGVASRLETEGVITGAFEFKVLSRLRGNAHSIKAGEYEFREPAAPGKVLDRLIAGDVRRLKFTVPEGLNLAEIAAKLEAEGHGEKTVFLALARDPAFISTLGLDAPTLEGYLFPETYTLESGTSEERLIKAMVEQFRTRLAPELTAAAAERGLDLYQLVTLASIIQKEAGNEEEMPLISAVFHNRLRLRMPLQADPTVIYGIADFDGNLTRKHLSTPTPYNTYRMRGLPSGPIASPGEEALRAAAMPATVDYLYFVSQGDGTHVFSQTLKEHNNMVRRYQLRR encoded by the coding sequence ATGACCCGACGTTCCAAACTCATCCTTACCGCCCTCCTCCTTCTGGTCGCACTGGCGGCGGGAGCCGGCCTGCGTTTCGCCTGGTTTCTCCGTCATCCGGTGGAGCCTTCCGCTCCCCGGCTGATCGTCATCCACCCTGGTACTTCCTTTGCCGGGGTGGCCTCGCGCCTGGAAACTGAAGGGGTGATAACCGGCGCCTTCGAGTTCAAGGTGCTGAGCCGCCTGCGGGGTAACGCCCACAGCATAAAGGCCGGAGAGTACGAATTCCGGGAGCCTGCCGCACCGGGCAAGGTCCTCGACCGCTTGATCGCCGGCGACGTGCGCCGCCTTAAATTCACCGTCCCCGAGGGATTGAACCTCGCGGAAATCGCCGCGAAGCTCGAAGCCGAGGGACACGGCGAAAAAACCGTCTTTCTGGCCCTCGCCCGGGACCCCGCCTTCATCTCCACCCTCGGTCTCGATGCCCCTACTCTGGAGGGTTACCTCTTCCCCGAAACCTATACCCTGGAAAGCGGCACGTCGGAAGAGCGGCTGATCAAGGCCATGGTCGAGCAGTTCCGCACCCGCCTCGCCCCCGAGTTGACGGCCGCCGCCGCCGAGCGCGGCCTCGATCTCTATCAGTTGGTGACGCTGGCCTCGATCATTCAGAAGGAAGCGGGCAATGAGGAGGAGATGCCGCTGATCTCGGCCGTTTTCCATAATCGCCTGCGGCTGCGCATGCCCCTGCAAGCGGACCCCACGGTCATCTACGGCATCGCCGACTTCGACGGCAATCTCACCCGCAAACACCTGAGCACTCCGACACCTTACAACACCTACCGCATGCGTGGCCTCCCCTCCGGCCCTATCGCCAGTCCCGGCGAGGAGGCCCTGCGGGCGGCGGCGATGCCGGCAACGGTCGATTATCTCTACTTCGTCTCCCAAGGGGACGGCACGCACGTCTTTTCCCAAACGCTCAAGGAACACAACAACATGGTGCGGCGCTACCAGTTGCGAAGGTGA
- a CDS encoding NRDE family protein, whose amino-acid sequence MCLILFAWRQHPDYPLILAANRDEFYDRPTAPAAFWPDAPQIFAGRDMVGQGTWLGLSRSGRLAALSNFRDPSERVKEVRSRGLLISDFLRETGPVRDGLNKIARQRSSYRSFNLLAGTPLELFFYSSRENLIRSLPPGIYGLSNHLLDTPWPKLVRGREALAKLLGKGGKPPVSDLFALLADTRRAPDHLLPDTGVGLEWERTLSSLFIVSPRYGTRSSTVLLIDRNASAIFAERTFQGSPEHWREVRHELSLKS is encoded by the coding sequence ATGTGCCTGATCCTTTTCGCCTGGCGGCAACATCCCGACTATCCCCTGATCCTGGCTGCCAACCGGGACGAGTTTTACGACCGCCCCACCGCCCCCGCCGCCTTCTGGCCAGACGCGCCGCAGATCTTCGCCGGGCGGGACATGGTCGGGCAGGGAACCTGGCTGGGGCTGTCCCGAAGCGGCCGGCTGGCCGCCCTCTCCAACTTTCGCGACCCTTCGGAAAGGGTGAAGGAGGTGCGCTCCCGCGGGCTGCTGATCTCCGATTTCCTGCGGGAGACCGGACCTGTCCGGGACGGCCTGAACAAGATTGCTCGGCAGCGAAGCAGTTACCGCAGCTTCAACCTGCTCGCCGGAACCCCCCTCGAGCTCTTCTTTTATTCGAGCCGCGAAAACCTCATCCGCAGCTTGCCTCCGGGAATTTACGGCCTGAGCAATCATCTCCTGGACACCCCTTGGCCGAAGCTTGTCCGGGGCAGGGAAGCTCTGGCAAAGCTGCTGGGGAAAGGCGGCAAGCCGCCAGTTTCAGATCTTTTCGCCCTTCTTGCCGATACCCGCCGCGCTCCCGACCATCTCCTCCCCGATACCGGAGTCGGCCTCGAATGGGAGCGCACTCTTTCATCCCTCTTCATCGTCAGCCCCCGCTACGGGACCCGCTCTTCGACGGTTCTGCTCATAGACCGAAACGCCTCGGCAATATTCGCCGAGCGGACCTTCCAGGGGTCACCCGAGCACTGGCGCGAGGTTCGCCACGAACTTTCCCTGAAGAGCTGA
- the lon gene encoding endopeptidase La: MNPTTKEIHIPEELPLLPVRDVVIFPYMILPLFVGREKSIAAVDAALARDRLIFLTTQKELAEEEPGPEDIYTVGTVAMIMRMFKLPDGRVKILVQGLAKGRLTQLTSQSPFLTAQVERIVEHRGGELSLETEALMRTVREQLSQLAEMDRALSPEALVIVENVEDPGSLADLVASNIGLRVGESQGLIEISDPLERLHRVKDILAKELELAVVQDRIQSQAKEEMGKSQREYFLREQLRAIQAELGESDARAEDVAELRQKLDAAKLPEEAKGEAEKQLRRLETMHPEAAEYSMLRTYMDWLVDLPWSRSTRDNLDIGKARKVLDEDHYNLEKVKERILEFLAVRKLKKEMKGPILCFVGPPGVGKTSLGKSVARALGRKFVRISLGGVRDEAEIRGHRRTYVGALPGRIIQGLKQAGTNNPVFMLDELDKVGADFRGDPSAALLELLDPEQNHAFSDHYISLPFDLSKVLFIATANIMDPVPSALKDRLEVIRLAGYTSEEKLSIAKRYLIPRQLDANGLKTADVRFSENAVMKLITEYTAEAGLRNLERELGSICRKVARRFAEGKRHSVLVTESTVASFLGAARYLPEEERRENEIGVATGLAWTEVGGEILYVEVNTMKGKGSLTLTGQLGDVMKESAQAALSYARAHATELGIDPNLFEERDVHVHVPAGAIPKDGPSAGVTMATALISALSGRRVSKDVAMTGEITLRGKVLPIGGLKEKALAAVRAHIETIVIPRRNEKDLEEIPKALRKKVRFILARTMDEVLQVALEEKT, encoded by the coding sequence TTGAACCCAACGACCAAGGAAATCCACATTCCCGAGGAGCTCCCTCTTCTGCCGGTACGGGACGTGGTCATTTTTCCCTATATGATCCTCCCCCTTTTCGTGGGACGCGAAAAATCGATCGCCGCCGTGGATGCCGCCCTGGCCCGCGACCGCCTGATTTTCCTGACCACCCAGAAGGAATTGGCGGAGGAAGAGCCGGGCCCAGAGGATATTTACACGGTGGGGACGGTGGCGATGATCATGCGCATGTTCAAGCTCCCCGACGGCAGGGTGAAAATTCTCGTCCAGGGACTCGCCAAAGGCCGGCTGACTCAGTTGACCTCCCAGTCCCCGTTTTTGACGGCGCAGGTGGAGCGGATTGTCGAACATCGGGGCGGAGAGCTGTCGCTGGAGACCGAGGCCCTCATGCGCACGGTGAGGGAGCAGTTGTCGCAGCTCGCGGAAATGGACAGGGCTCTCTCCCCGGAAGCCCTGGTGATCGTGGAAAATGTCGAGGACCCCGGCAGCCTGGCCGATCTGGTCGCCAGCAACATCGGGCTGAGGGTCGGCGAGTCCCAGGGACTGATCGAAATTTCCGATCCGCTGGAGCGACTGCACCGGGTCAAGGATATCCTGGCCAAGGAACTGGAACTGGCGGTGGTGCAGGACCGCATTCAGAGCCAGGCCAAAGAGGAGATGGGAAAATCGCAGCGCGAGTATTTTCTGCGCGAACAGCTCAGGGCCATTCAGGCCGAACTCGGGGAATCCGACGCCCGGGCCGAAGATGTGGCGGAACTGCGGCAGAAACTGGATGCCGCCAAGCTTCCGGAAGAAGCGAAAGGCGAGGCGGAGAAACAGCTGCGGCGGCTGGAAACCATGCATCCGGAGGCTGCCGAATACTCCATGCTCCGCACCTACATGGACTGGCTTGTGGATCTGCCCTGGAGCCGCTCCACCCGGGACAATCTCGATATCGGGAAGGCGCGCAAGGTCCTTGACGAGGATCATTACAACCTGGAAAAGGTCAAGGAGCGCATCCTCGAGTTTCTGGCGGTGCGCAAGCTCAAGAAAGAGATGAAAGGGCCCATCCTCTGTTTCGTCGGCCCGCCGGGCGTGGGCAAGACCAGCCTGGGGAAATCCGTCGCCCGGGCCCTGGGACGTAAATTCGTCCGCATCTCGCTGGGCGGCGTGCGGGACGAGGCGGAGATTCGCGGCCACCGGCGCACCTATGTCGGGGCTCTTCCGGGACGGATCATCCAGGGCCTCAAACAGGCCGGCACCAACAATCCGGTCTTCATGCTTGACGAACTCGACAAGGTGGGAGCCGATTTCCGCGGCGACCCATCGGCCGCCCTTCTGGAGCTTCTCGACCCCGAGCAGAACCATGCCTTTTCGGACCACTACATCAGCCTTCCCTTCGATCTCTCCAAGGTCCTGTTCATTGCCACCGCCAATATCATGGACCCGGTCCCTTCGGCCCTGAAGGACCGGCTGGAGGTGATCAGGCTGGCCGGTTACACCAGCGAGGAAAAGCTCTCCATCGCCAAAAGATATCTGATTCCCCGCCAGCTCGACGCCAATGGCCTGAAAACGGCGGATGTGCGTTTTTCGGAAAATGCCGTCATGAAGCTTATTACCGAATACACGGCCGAGGCGGGGCTGCGCAACCTCGAAAGGGAGCTGGGGAGCATCTGCCGCAAGGTGGCGCGTCGCTTTGCCGAGGGGAAGAGGCATTCGGTTCTGGTCACGGAATCGACGGTCGCCAGCTTTCTCGGCGCGGCTCGCTATCTTCCCGAAGAGGAACGGCGGGAAAACGAGATCGGAGTGGCGACCGGCCTGGCATGGACCGAAGTGGGAGGAGAGATCCTCTACGTGGAAGTCAACACCATGAAGGGAAAGGGGTCGCTGACCCTGACAGGTCAGCTCGGAGACGTCATGAAGGAGAGCGCCCAGGCCGCCCTCTCCTATGCCCGGGCGCACGCCACGGAACTGGGGATCGATCCCAACCTGTTCGAGGAGCGTGACGTGCATGTTCACGTTCCCGCCGGGGCCATTCCCAAGGACGGGCCGAGCGCCGGAGTCACCATGGCCACCGCTCTCATCTCGGCCCTCTCGGGACGCCGGGTGAGCAAAGACGTGGCCATGACCGGCGAAATCACCCTGCGCGGCAAGGTGCTGCCCATCGGCGGACTCAAGGAAAAAGCCCTGGCGGCGGTGCGGGCACATATCGAAACGATCGTCATCCCCCGCCGCAATGAGAAGGACCTGGAAGAGATCCCCAAGGCTCTGCGCAAAAAGGTCCGTTTCATCCTGGCCCGCACCATGGACGAGGTTCTTCAGGTGGCCCTGGAAGAGAAGACATGA
- the thiL gene encoding thiamine-phosphate kinase: MRLSQLGEFGFIERIRQAVSPAEGIVLGIGDDCAATTLASGELQLTTTDLLIEDIHFRRPWSDMKLLGRKSVAVNVSDIAAMGGAPRHLYLALGIPEEMTVEELDNFMAGFLEAAGEYGAALAGGDTCRSPGPLIISVTAEGAVPERELVRRAGAREGDVIYVSGTLGDSALALHLLSAGETPDSFLCRRHHDPAARTQLGRALASSGIPSSMIDLSDGLVADLGHILSASEAGARVEEEALPLSDSFRRALEKDSELITLALSGGEDYELLFTVPSGRETALASLGQSLSLPLTRVGTVTAAAEGLLVMDRRGRPYRPGKTGFNHFSPGV, encoded by the coding sequence ATGAGGCTTTCTCAGCTGGGGGAATTCGGATTTATCGAGCGCATCCGGCAGGCGGTTTCTCCCGCCGAGGGGATCGTGCTGGGCATCGGCGACGACTGCGCCGCCACGACCCTGGCTTCCGGAGAACTTCAGCTCACCACCACCGATCTGCTGATCGAGGATATCCATTTTCGCCGTCCGTGGAGCGACATGAAACTTCTGGGGCGCAAAAGCGTGGCGGTGAACGTCAGCGACATCGCCGCCATGGGAGGCGCGCCCAGACATCTCTATCTTGCCCTGGGGATCCCGGAGGAGATGACGGTGGAGGAGCTGGATAACTTCATGGCCGGCTTTCTGGAGGCGGCCGGAGAATACGGCGCCGCCTTGGCCGGAGGGGATACCTGCCGCTCTCCCGGGCCGCTCATCATCTCGGTCACCGCGGAAGGGGCCGTTCCCGAAAGGGAGCTCGTCCGCCGGGCGGGAGCGCGGGAGGGGGATGTCATTTACGTTTCGGGAACCCTGGGCGACAGCGCCCTGGCTCTTCACCTCCTTTCGGCCGGAGAAACACCGGATTCCTTCCTTTGCAGGCGCCATCATGATCCCGCCGCGCGTACGCAACTGGGACGGGCTCTGGCGTCTTCCGGAATTCCTTCGTCCATGATCGATCTTTCCGACGGCCTGGTCGCCGACCTCGGCCACATCCTGTCGGCATCGGAGGCCGGCGCACGGGTCGAAGAAGAAGCGCTCCCCCTGTCGGATTCTTTCCGCCGGGCCCTGGAGAAGGACTCCGAATTGATCACACTGGCACTGAGCGGAGGGGAGGATTACGAGCTGCTCTTTACTGTCCCGTCCGGACGGGAAACAGCCCTGGCTTCCCTCGGCCAATCCTTATCGCTTCCCCTCACCCGGGTGGGAACGGTGACGGCGGCAGCCGAAGGGCTGCTTGTCATGGACAGGCGCGGCCGGCCTTATCGCCCCGGCAAAACGGGGTTCAATCATTTCTCACCGGGTGTTTGA
- a CDS encoding protein-glutamate O-methyltransferase CheR produces MNGRIPGKERSFPFVGSEFPEEDFCAMRDLLLEKRGFDLAMYKDHCVKRRIATRVRALGFKSAGPYLDILRRNETELDALLAAISIHVSQFFRNPTTFATLEERILPELIRSAAESGRRELRLWSVGCAGGEEPYSLALLLDELAPRHLRVSILATDVSPPVLEQAREGLFDPVRLTEVPEAVRARYFTAEGRNYRLAEHICKMVQFQRHDILTSKEYPAADLILCRNVLIYFSREKQEYILTRFAAALPAGGFLVLGRAETLLGEARQFFQPECSIERIYRRKQGSSKQLLGKDQY; encoded by the coding sequence GTGAACGGGAGAATCCCAGGCAAGGAGCGTTCGTTTCCTTTTGTCGGAAGCGAATTTCCGGAGGAGGATTTCTGCGCCATGCGAGACCTTCTGCTGGAAAAGCGCGGTTTCGATCTGGCCATGTACAAGGATCACTGCGTCAAGCGGCGAATCGCCACCCGGGTGCGTGCCCTCGGCTTCAAATCCGCCGGTCCCTACCTCGACATACTGCGTCGAAACGAGACCGAACTGGACGCGCTCCTGGCGGCCATCTCCATCCACGTCTCCCAGTTTTTCCGCAATCCGACCACTTTTGCCACCCTTGAAGAAAGAATACTGCCGGAGCTGATCCGCAGTGCGGCCGAGTCCGGCCGCAGGGAGCTGAGACTCTGGAGCGTCGGCTGCGCCGGCGGCGAAGAACCCTATTCTCTTGCCCTCCTGCTCGACGAATTGGCCCCGCGGCACTTGCGGGTCTCGATTCTTGCGACGGATGTCAGCCCGCCGGTTCTGGAGCAGGCCCGAGAGGGACTTTTCGATCCTGTACGCCTCACCGAAGTGCCCGAAGCCGTACGGGCTCGCTACTTCACGGCGGAAGGGCGGAATTACCGCCTTGCTGAACATATTTGCAAAATGGTACAGTTTCAGCGCCATGACATTTTGACATCCAAGGAATACCCGGCCGCGGATCTCATCCTGTGCCGCAATGTGTTGATCTACTTCTCCCGCGAGAAGCAGGAATACATCCTGACCCGTTTTGCCGCAGCCCTTCCCGCCGGTGGATTTCTGGTCCTCGGCCGGGCCGAAACGCTGCTGGGCGAAGCCCGGCAGTTCTTTCAGCCCGAATGTTCCATAGA